One Gouania willdenowi unplaced genomic scaffold, fGouWil2.1 scaffold_85_arrow_ctg1, whole genome shotgun sequence genomic window, GTCGCCTCCCCCGTGGTGGTGACCGTGGTGATGGTCGCCTCCCCCATGGTGGTGACCGTGGTGATGGTCACCTCCCCCGTGGTGGTGACCGTGGTGATGGTCGCCATGGGAATGGCTGTGGGCGGAGCCTGGATGAAAGGCTAACAGCAGCGCTGCAGATGTAGCCAGTGTCAGCGCTAAGAGACGTGCGGCGCCCATGTTCTCCTTGTGAAATACAAGAATAAAGTACATTTATTATCACAACCTGGCTTCTCTAATATCACATTTGTCTTGTTGTTGGTCCAAAAATTCAGAAAACATCCAGTGATTGgagtccatccataaagtcagcaaaatgattgttctatgaatctgtgataaccacatttatttatttattcatctgaatgatatccactgttatccaggaacgtttattattattattattattattattattatagtcatcttaaagatggaaatccttgttttaatcactaataaaatggttcaaagtgaccaaaaatggtgaaaaaggtggtgaaatgggattttaaaaaccacagaaattggttaaaagtcacaaattagagtggacaaaaacagacagaaaaggtggcaaaaaggttcaaagtgtcaatattggaacaattattttgaaactggtaaataatgggcatgaaaaatcgtgaatgtggttaaattggcaaaaaaaaaaaaaaaaagcatgaaatatagtgaaaagaggttaaaagtgacaataatgggtcaacatatgtgacattaggtggaaaagtggtggaaagggtttataagtgctcaacatgtctggaaagtggaaaaaaaatgtgcagaaaaggagcaaaaatgggctcaaattgttcataaTAAATATTCTTAATTTATTGAAGGCATCTAGTGATCCCAAATGggatttttatttctaaattccttgattttgtgaccaatgtgTGTAATTTTTAGAGAAATCTCGTGACATTGTTTatgaaaaattgcaggatttggaaAACAATGAGGCGTTCTTCCACAAATTAAGATCGACAGTTGCAAGCTCCTGCAAATGTTGTGTAGtttcattaaaatgtatgtatttgtaGATGGTAATTTACACCAtgtttattctgtcattttaactttctcTTTCGGGCCACAATGGATGCTCTGaagagccggatttggcccccgggccttagaTTTGACACAGCTGTAGGATCATCCTTTACCTGTATCACACACAcgtcaccaacacacacacgtactgcTGTGAATGGCTAATGTGTGTTTGCCGTAGGATTAACAGAGAAAACGTGATTAAAGCCCACTGTGtgcctgtttgtttgtgtttacacACTTTAATCTGACAGTAAACAGTCAAACATCATCAGTTTCTCTCTTTTCTCACCGGCTAATCTGGTGAACAATCAACTCGTTAGCTGCACAACTTGTAGGCTAAAGAAACATAACCGGCTGCTAGATGTTatgaagcttataaaacacGACGTTCTTACCACTCAGTGACAGAAGTTTGTTCCCTTTGTGTCCCTGGAGAACTCTGTCCTGCCGGCTAAAAGTGCTAAAAGTGCTAATGCGTCTGTCTGAGCTGCTACTGACGTGGAAGATCTGCTGGTTTCCCGTGTTAGCTGGTGATCACTTCCGGCTGCGTTGTTGGTTGCTATTAGTAACAGGATGTGACGTGTCTTCGGCAAACTTTTCAGTTGCTTGTAAAACGACATTTTTGCGTATTAATCGTTGTCATTCGTTTTTATTTCAGGGACATGATACAActaagtaaatacatttaaaaaaatgtataattaaaaataaataaagataaaaataaattcaaaatgtgTTATAGAAAAACTAGTTTAACCTGCAAATCTGTAAATCCTGTTTATAGCTTtgttaattttcaatttttatttattattattataaataaataaataaattattatcattattattattattattattattattattaaataattaattgtcAAAAATtctgtaaatattttgttaaaaaaactattttataacTTGTTACAGTATCAAAGTGATTATCAACGTGTTTAAACATAAAACGCACTTCATAAATTATAGACTGTTTACAAATGTTGCTGCAAACCGCGTAGTTTAAACCCTGATAGAGACAATCCGCAGAAAGAAAGAGTCACGAGTTAACTCGGTAACCAGTACATTTGTAACACCAAAGCGTTCATTGAAACGTGGCATTTATTCAAACAGTGCCCAATGAAATCTCGCGGAAGTGGTTTCATTCAGTTCTGATGACGaatacaaacaaacatacaaTCATTTATTATGTGTCATGTTGTTGCTAGTTTAGCTTTAATCCACACAGTTAGTAGGAGatcagataaaataaaataaaacaattattgtataaaatgtgccatgttgtttttgttttttgtttgcaaGCTTAttccatattttatattttataatttttttctcatgtttaaTCATTGCACACTCCGATGTatgtaattaaagaaaaaaaactgacaacgTGACAGTTTTTATTAATACTGTTATTTATGTGTGTTAGAGAAGCTAACACATAAGCTACTGTAATTATAGGATTATCATCTGAAAAGGAGGACATTTGGAGACTAAAACACCCATCAAAATTCACCCAAGGATGtctataaaatataataattatgtatttaattatatattattttcacTGATAGAGATGTGGTCCTCACTCCTGAAAATTGGTCTAGACCAGGATAATAAATGTCAGACTGCTGTAAGCGCTTTCTCACTATTGCAAtccatttttttataaaataatttggtgttttatttaaaaaatgtatatatagttttatatattttcattattatttaatgggTTTTTCTGCACATAAATTCTTCCAAAGTCTAagtctgatttaaaaaaaacggtatcaaaatgtttttaaaattcaggagattaatgctttttcttttgtctATTGAGAATTAAATATAAGCTCTATTAAAAGATCATATATTATACTACaggtttgttttctttctggTGTCATGCAGAGCATCTCGTGTGTAAACTGTGCAGCCGACTGCCGGCTGTGGCTGCTCCGATGCACAAAAAGAGCTCAAAAAAACAGTTTCATACACGTCGCCAAGACACCAACACACATCCTTGCGTTGTTtgcagtaataaataaaactacattagggaaaatgtagagaaaagcacaacaaaagcaTAAATAAAGAGACAAATCAGATGGAACCAAATATAAACACTGCGTGGGATTGTATTTTATGtctactttaaatgtgtttttccttcataaatgtgcacaaaataatacaaaaagacaaaacaattataaaaactcagaaaaccccccaaaaaatcttaaaaagacaaaaaaaagaagaaaaaagaagaatagaagaagaaaaaaacaaagaataaatactaaattatctaaaaaatatattttgtttatggtattaaattaaacacattttagaaGTGATTTTTAAACATAGTTTTcgtatttgtttaaaaatgtttaggTTTTCTTTTAGTCAGACAactttcttcaggaaatttgcttgacatgttttgactgtcaactgcaagtcttcctcagaggtgtctgctgattgctttgatgtgtcctaaaagaagacaaaatgaacttgctggaattatggtttgtttatttactgctgATTGCTGTGAAATCACTGGTTataaaaagcacacacacataaactcAGATGCAGAATTCTATGTTTATTAGAAATATTTTCAACAAACATGTTTGCCTTTTTACAGAGTAACTGCACATGTGTAAAAGTTCTACAAAATGTAGGTGTGATGTCGTTTTAAAGCTTGTTTGGTACATTTTGTTATAGTTATTTTCACTCCGAGACGGAGGAGAAACAAACAGCGGCGGTGGCGGCCATTTTGGCTCAAAGTCTTGAAGAGCCAAAATGGCGGCTCTACCATGCTGCGTGCTGCTCTGGATGCAAACACTGTACATCGACTCTTCTTCTACTGTGTCAAactataaaatacaaacaaatgtaCACATGGGTGTTTGCTCTACGTAGCTTCAGGGCTCGTTTACAGGTCAAAGATCTCAGAAAGGATAAAAATATATCTTAGTCTATGCTTTTTATCTTCAACATGTACGTATTCctccttttttattgttttagtcCAAAATCTAATTGAGTTTAGTGACATCTTCGATGTTGCTGATTGTCCGCTCAACAATCCTTTAGATTAAtgtgctatttttattttacatttctcagTATTTTAGTCACCCTGACAGCAACACGTCACTCATACGTCCAGGTGGATGCATGGTGCACTGATTACCTGATGCCATTAACACAGCGTGACTCACTCTCACAGCCTCACAGATATTTGCATACATGAATGAGGAAGAATTGATGATGCagggagagagacagagaggagCTCACACTTCTTTTTTCCTATATATCTTCATCTTTCCTCCTTTCCTTCCTCTCTTTCCTCTCCTTCCTCTCCCGGTGTTTTCCTCAGTTCCACAGCTTGAGGAAACTGTCCCAGGATCCTGTGCAGACGCCCATGCCATCGGCGGGAACGCCGGTGCAGCTCACCCTGTTGTCATGGCCAGACAGTACGCCTGTGTGAGGAACGATAGCGAGGGAAGAGTTCATGAAATATTTAGGCAATAACTGGGCAGTGGGATATATTTCAGAACCAAATCTCCTCCACATACAATATTATGGTCATTTTATCACGTGTTCAGAGACACGTTACGCGCCATTAATTGTTTAAATGAGTGAGAAATCGTCCCCtgaacacacacagtgttttagaaatacttattaaataaatagataaatgtgTCCTTGAAGCATTGTATGGGAAACACATGGTTTAAaccactggttctcaaccttttttagaccaccacccccaaaataaaggtcccagagagcggggacccccactgtagctgatagtggttgaacacagacatgaacattgaagaacagtcatgtggagacaggaccatctataagggggaataaaggagagatttttggggtccatccataaagtcagtaaaatgatggtccattgttctatgaatctgtgataaccacatttatttattcatctgaataatatccactgttatccaggaacgtttattattattattatagtcatcttaaagatggaaatcatggttttaatcactaataaaatgggctaaaattgaccaaaaattgtaaaaaacaaaaacaaaagatggttaaatagcattttaaaaacaagaaggtggcaaaaaccaccaaaacagtggtaaaaaagggttcagtTTCAATATTGGCctgaaagtggcagaaaaaagttggaACAAATAGATtttaactggtaaataatgagcatgacaactggtgaatgtggttaaattggcaaaaataagcattaaatgtggtgaaaagaggttaatagtgacaataatgggtcaacgtatGTTACATTAagtggtaaaagtggtggaaagggtttataagtgctgaacatgtctttaaaatggaaacaaatttcagaaaaggaattgaaatgtgatgtagaagtggcagaaattggagtaatatagcaaaaatgcattaaaaggagcaaaaaatatgacaagaaaaagtgatgaaaataggttaaaattgcaggaaaagggtaaaaatgggctcaaattaagaaacttagtttcttaaagacaTCTGATGACCCCCTCCTAGTGttaccaaggttgagaatcccttATAGACAACATAAGGAGGTGGAAACAGTGCTTCTTATTTAGATAATTACACACCTAGAAATaggaaaatcacattttaaaatagccTGAGAGAAATAAAGAACACTGTAACTTATAGCTGCTGTTTACAGTCACAAAATGAGCAAAGGCTgttaaaatacagtatgtaaataataataatcttaaagggatcctttattgtttttacaagtgtgttaaaacctttgaaatgtccatattagtatgaatgtagtgagtgtgtgagtgttggtggtgattGGAAGGTCAGATGATTCACTAtagcagcctcgcttccgtcagtctgccccagggcagctgtggctacaatagtagcttaccaccactaagtgtggagtgaaagaataatcccttaattctgtaaagtgactttgagtgtctatgataaagcactatataaaaaaggtgcattattattgttattatttgtagTAGATCTTTAACGAAACACAttgttttgcaccatattcattaaatcactttttaaaaatgggattaatttacaaaattttaaaagttaaagatgttgatgtaaacctgttttgtttacagaaagaagataaaaacaattgtgaccacagggggcgacagtttcCACTCTGAAGTTTGGTAGTAGGcaatgaaacagagaagaagagctctcctaagggacctttactctcccttaaagaGTGCGCTGAcccgctctggtggctgaagttagagagtaaatcacagacagttgaaggactcccacctaAAAGGACTTCCGTCCTCATGgtttgtatgttttcaacagttCATGaatactcgctaacttcagctacCAGAGCATGTCAGTACACTGTTAAAGGgaaagtaaaggtcccttaggagagcttttcttctctgctaTTTCCGAATAttgaaaatgattttaaaagggTGAAAACAAGGTGTCAGCTTTGTGTTTGTATGAAGAACAGAGCAGAACGTGCTTTGCCTGAGTAAAAAACACGCCTCAGTCAAAGCGTCTCGTGTTATTCAGTCACTGCTGTGTGAATTAGAGAAGATGTGACTGCAACATGTCTGCGTTTGACCTCAGAGTCGAGATGAAATAATCTATTAAAACTTTACGATACATCGCAATCTCCCACTCACCGACTTTCTCTCCCTTCAGTGAGTCCCAGATGTGACAGTTGAAGTCGTCGTAACCGGCGAAGATTAGACGTCCTGAGTTGGAGAGAGCCACAGACGTGACGCCGGCGTTCaggctggtgtcctggtagcCGATCACTTCCTGGTCTGCGCGCAGGTCGTACATCTTACAGCTACAGTCGTCAGAGCCTGTGATGATGGCGTTTCCACTGGGGAAGAACTGAGCAGAGCAGGGAATAAGACTCCTTACTTTAGCTTGTTTAAGTTATTTCATAACAGTAATACACTGCTTTTATCTTATCaacatttttctgacatttccATGACTTAATAATGACGTAATGCCACAAGGTGTGTAGTTTCCTCACAGCGATAGCGTTGATGTCACTGGTGTGTCCACTGAACGTCTGCTTACAGGTTCCTGACCTGATGTCCCACAGTTTGGCCAGAGAGTCACAGGCTCCAGAGATGAAGCTGTTTTCATCAGGAGACAGAGCCAGAGACATACAGTCCCCGATGTGGTTGGTGAACACCACCTTCTGCTTCCCGGTCTCCAGGTCCCACAGACAGCTGTAGGTCACACATGTTTACTGGGTTAAGATCATGGAATCAGTTTGTGTAATTTCATGTTTAATGTTGTTAAAAACCCACCAGGTGGTGTCACCAGAGGCCGTGATGATCTCAGAGTCACTGAGGAAGCGGGAGCAGGACAGATACCCTGAGGACCACACACACGTTAGAGCATAGACGGTTTTTTAATCGCAGTGTCATCAAACTGGaagtggccatattggaggtactcagcaggtaaacaaagcagatcccGAAAGTCGAACTAAAGGAAACGGTGAATTATTGCCCTGTTTTTGGCTGTATCAATCAGTCAgaccatgaaaaacatttagagttttatagactgttaaaagttataataatacaaggagaacaatgtcaaaggctatcagaggaaaggaggcgctagtggttagcgaagctaaaccagtcaaacatctggacaacatctgaTTTTGTTgggcccatttcttgtcaggtaagtgaattgttgatagcagcgccttgttgataataatataattaatatcaagctactgcatgtggcattatagacttaatataatcacatttaataactgctacagtagcaacacagttgttaaaatgtagagctaaaatgtagagctgtatttctcattgtattccaggtcaAAGGTCTGAACATTATCTAAAGGATGACCCAGATTGGGTTAAAAGCATGTAGTTGACCATACCAGGATACGCaatagacggaagactctctgggtcgtcattgatccaactCGTatagatctgcaccaccaataaaccatCACTTttccaagtccttccctgtatgtcTTTGCATCTAGAACACATTTTAAGGAGCTTTTCTGTTGTGTCGGACATTGAACCATCGCAGTGTTTACCCccgagtgcctccaatatggccgcgcATCCAGGTTACTGCTCAGAACGTGACgtaggtgaaaaccctctatacgCGGAGTTTGTATAttatacataatatataaatattttaagtgccataaaacacagtgatcgtacaaaatttaaacaaattaatttgttgttcttttaaaaatacaagtgttttttggcactcgagtcatgtgaccaacGTCTTCCTGTCAAGGCTACAGTTCCTTATTACGGTAAATAATAAAGCCTGGGAGGAATGTCAAACAGTTTTCCTGCTGTGAAAcgtgttcaaatgtaatttagattatatatatatactgtatacgtatatactgtatataacgtAGTTTTCTggtgctttgattctaacatgttactgttagtttcatg contains:
- the LOC114460959 gene encoding guanine nucleotide-binding protein G(I)/G(S)/G(T) subunit beta-3-like: MAAEKAEMDALKKECDGLRAQIEAARKAVNDGSMSASAGGVEAVGRVQLKLRKNLKGHLAKIYAMHWSADSRQMVSASQDGKLLIWDTFTGNKLTAVPLKSAWVMSVAFAPSGNLVASGGLDNICTVYNIKAASPKTLRELDAHTGYLSCSRFLSDSEIITASGDTTCCLWDLETGKQKVVFTNHIGDCMSLALSPDENSFISGACDSLAKLWDIRSGTCKQTFSGHTSDINAIAFFPSGNAIITGSDDCSCKMYDLRADQEVIGYQDTSLNAGVTSVALSNSGRLIFAGYDDFNCHIWDSLKGEKVGVLSGHDNRVSCTGVPADGMGVCTGSWDSFLKLWN